The following proteins come from a genomic window of Sphaerisporangium rubeum:
- a CDS encoding acyl-CoA dehydrogenase family protein, producing the protein MTLLYSDVEEELRAAVRALLADRCPPSAMAARAGEEPLYDAGVWKALACDIGVAGLLVPEELGGAGASPREAAVVLEELGRGVAPVPFLTSSVMATKALLAAGTDAATELLGPLAEGRTTAALAVSFAASPYAAAPDTVTASPRAAARDTVTAEDGTLTGRVTAVAGAEAADVFLVPASGALYAAEATGVQPSVSLDVTRPVAVVTFDAAAATLVAPDLGPLRAALELGAGLLASEQLGVAEWCLATTVGYVTERRQFARPVGSFQAIKHRLADLWLAIVQARAAARNAADAAATGADTATAAAVAQAWCGTVAVRAAEECLQLHGGIGMTWEHPLHLFLKRAKAGEIALGTPGDHRDALTGAAGLPAPA; encoded by the coding sequence ATGACCCTGCTGTACTCGGACGTGGAGGAGGAGCTGCGGGCCGCCGTGCGCGCGCTGCTCGCCGACCGGTGTCCTCCGTCCGCCATGGCGGCCCGCGCCGGGGAGGAGCCGCTGTACGACGCCGGGGTGTGGAAGGCGCTCGCCTGCGACATCGGCGTCGCGGGGCTGCTGGTCCCCGAGGAGCTCGGCGGGGCCGGCGCGTCGCCGCGTGAGGCCGCGGTCGTGCTGGAGGAGCTCGGCCGAGGTGTCGCTCCTGTGCCGTTCCTCACCAGCTCCGTCATGGCCACCAAGGCGCTGCTCGCCGCCGGCACCGATGCCGCGACCGAGCTGCTCGGGCCGCTGGCCGAGGGACGCACGACGGCCGCGCTCGCGGTGTCGTTCGCCGCCTCGCCGTACGCCGCCGCGCCTGACACCGTGACCGCGTCGCCGCGTGCCGCCGCGCGTGACACCGTGACCGCCGAGGACGGCACGCTGACCGGCCGGGTGACCGCCGTGGCCGGCGCGGAGGCCGCCGACGTGTTCCTCGTGCCGGCCTCCGGCGCGCTGTACGCGGCCGAGGCCACCGGCGTACAGCCGTCGGTGTCGCTCGACGTGACCCGTCCCGTCGCGGTCGTCACGTTCGACGCCGCCGCGGCGACCCTGGTCGCGCCTGATCTCGGGCCGCTGCGCGCGGCCCTGGAGCTCGGCGCGGGGCTGCTCGCGTCCGAGCAGCTCGGCGTGGCCGAGTGGTGCCTGGCGACGACCGTCGGCTACGTCACCGAACGCCGCCAGTTCGCCAGGCCCGTGGGCTCCTTCCAGGCGATCAAGCACCGCCTGGCCGACCTGTGGCTCGCGATCGTGCAGGCCAGGGCCGCCGCGCGCAACGCCGCCGACGCCGCCGCCACCGGCGCCGACACCGCGACCGCCGCGGCGGTGGCGCAGGCCTGGTGCGGCACGGTGGCCGTGCGCGCCGCCGAGGAGTGCCTCCAGCTCCACGGCGGCATCGGCATGACGTGGGAGCATCCCCTGCACCTGTTCCTCAAGCGGGCCAAGGCCGGCGAGATCGCGCTCGGCACCCCGGGGGACCACCGCGACGCGCTCACCGGCGCGGCCGGCCTCCCCGCGCCGGCCTGA
- a CDS encoding acyl-CoA dehydrogenase family protein produces MTADETTIVERAREFLAGHDPDAMGREAFLRARYDAGLAWVHFPPGLGGLGAPRGLQAVVEREFDGTPQLDVGRQAIGLGMAAPTLLTFGTEEQKRRFLRPLWTGEELWCQLFSEPGAGSDLATLATRAVRDGDDWVVDGQKVWTSGAHMARWAIMVARTDPDVPKHQGLTYFVCDMHASGVEVRPLRQITGEAEFNEVFLTGVRLPDTLRLGAVGEGWRVAQTTLMNERVAIGGTPGRRGGGMMALITETWRTRPELRTHDLHRRLLELWVEAEVTRLAAVRLREQLAAGTPGPEGSGMKLAFARLNQALSGAEVELLREEGLAYDDWTFRRSDTVDFVGRGPGYRYLRAKGNSIEGGTSEILRTIVAERVLGLPAEPRADKDVPWKDLPR; encoded by the coding sequence GTGACGGCAGACGAGACGACGATCGTGGAGCGGGCCCGCGAGTTCCTCGCGGGCCACGACCCGGACGCCATGGGACGGGAGGCGTTCCTGCGCGCGCGGTACGACGCGGGCCTCGCCTGGGTGCACTTCCCGCCGGGTCTCGGCGGCCTCGGCGCGCCGCGCGGGCTGCAGGCCGTCGTGGAGCGTGAGTTCGACGGCACGCCGCAGCTCGACGTGGGACGGCAGGCCATCGGGCTCGGCATGGCGGCCCCGACGCTGCTGACCTTCGGCACCGAGGAGCAGAAGCGGCGCTTCCTGCGTCCGCTGTGGACCGGCGAGGAACTCTGGTGCCAGCTGTTCAGCGAGCCAGGCGCCGGTTCCGACCTCGCGACCCTCGCCACCCGCGCGGTGCGCGACGGGGACGACTGGGTGGTGGACGGCCAGAAGGTCTGGACGTCGGGGGCCCACATGGCGCGCTGGGCCATCATGGTGGCGCGCACCGACCCCGATGTGCCGAAACACCAGGGTCTGACGTACTTCGTCTGCGACATGCACGCGTCCGGCGTCGAGGTGCGTCCGCTGCGGCAGATCACCGGCGAGGCCGAGTTCAACGAGGTGTTCCTGACCGGCGTACGGCTGCCTGACACGCTGCGGCTCGGCGCGGTCGGCGAGGGCTGGCGGGTCGCGCAGACCACGCTGATGAACGAACGGGTCGCCATCGGCGGCACCCCCGGCCGGCGCGGCGGCGGCATGATGGCGCTGATCACCGAGACCTGGCGCACCCGGCCCGAGCTGCGCACCCACGACCTGCACCGCCGCCTGCTGGAGCTGTGGGTGGAGGCCGAGGTGACGCGCCTGGCCGCGGTCCGGCTGCGTGAGCAGCTCGCCGCGGGGACCCCGGGACCGGAGGGCTCGGGGATGAAGCTCGCCTTCGCGCGCCTCAACCAGGCGCTGTCCGGCGCCGAGGTGGAGTTGCTGCGTGAGGAGGGCCTGGCGTACGACGACTGGACGTTCCGCCGCTCCGACACCGTCGACTTCGTCGGCCGCGGCCCCGGGTACCGGTACCTGCGGGCCAAGGGGAACTCCATCGAGGGTGGCACCTCGGAGATCCTGCGCACCATCGTCGCCGAGCGGGTGCTCGGCCTGCCTGCCGAGCCGCGCGCCGACAAGGACGTCCCGTGGAAGGACCTGCCGCGATGA
- a CDS encoding acyl-CoA dehydrogenase family protein, which translates to MDFGYDAATEELRARLTAFMDECVYPAEAEFERQAAESGWRTPPMMADLRSEARARGLWNLFLPGEHGAGLTNLRYAPLAEIMGRSPRIAPAATNCAAPDTGNMELLAMFGTEAQRRDWLSPLLDGRIRSAFAMTEPDVASSDATNIATSVVRDGDEYVINGRKWYASGAMNPDCAIFIVMGRTSRDAPPHRRQSMILVPRDTPGLTVVRGMHVFGYTDGDHGGHAEVLFEDVRVPAAGLIGEEGGGFAIAQARLGPGRIHHCMRLIGMAERAIELMCARALSRTAFGKAVAEQGVVQDWIAESRVRVEQLRLLVLKTAWLMDTVGNRGAHTEIQAIKIATPATVEWILDKAIQVHGAGGVSQDFPLAGLWTAARALRLADGPDEVHKRSLARRELKKHTAKDDR; encoded by the coding sequence ATGGACTTCGGCTACGACGCCGCCACCGAGGAACTGCGCGCGCGCCTGACCGCGTTCATGGACGAATGCGTGTACCCGGCGGAGGCGGAGTTCGAACGCCAGGCCGCGGAAAGCGGCTGGCGCACGCCGCCGATGATGGCGGACCTCAGGAGCGAGGCGCGCGCTCGCGGCCTGTGGAACCTGTTCCTCCCCGGCGAGCACGGCGCGGGCCTGACCAATCTGCGGTACGCGCCGCTCGCCGAGATCATGGGCCGCAGTCCCCGCATCGCGCCGGCCGCCACCAACTGCGCGGCGCCGGACACCGGGAACATGGAGCTGCTCGCCATGTTCGGCACCGAGGCCCAGCGCCGCGACTGGCTTTCGCCCCTGCTGGACGGCCGCATCAGGTCGGCGTTCGCCATGACCGAGCCGGACGTCGCCTCGTCCGACGCCACCAACATCGCCACGTCCGTCGTGCGCGACGGCGACGAGTACGTGATCAACGGCCGCAAGTGGTACGCGTCCGGCGCCATGAACCCCGACTGCGCGATCTTCATCGTGATGGGACGGACGTCGCGGGACGCGCCGCCGCACCGCAGGCAGAGCATGATCCTCGTACCGCGCGACACCCCCGGCCTGACCGTGGTGCGCGGCATGCACGTGTTCGGCTACACCGACGGCGACCACGGCGGCCACGCCGAGGTGCTGTTCGAGGACGTCAGGGTGCCGGCGGCCGGCCTGATCGGCGAGGAAGGCGGCGGGTTCGCCATCGCGCAGGCCCGGCTCGGCCCCGGCCGCATCCACCACTGCATGCGCCTGATCGGCATGGCCGAACGCGCCATCGAGCTGATGTGCGCACGCGCGCTGTCGCGCACCGCCTTCGGCAAGGCGGTGGCCGAGCAGGGGGTCGTGCAGGACTGGATCGCCGAGTCACGGGTCCGGGTCGAGCAGCTGCGCCTGCTGGTGCTGAAGACCGCGTGGCTGATGGACACGGTCGGCAACCGCGGCGCGCACACCGAGATCCAGGCCATCAAGATCGCCACCCCGGCGACGGTGGAGTGGATCCTCGACAAGGCCATCCAGGTGCACGGCGCCGGCGGCGTCAGCCAGGACTTCCCGCTCGCCGGCCTGTGGACCGCGGCCCGCGCGCTCCGCCTCGCCGACGGCCCCGACGAGGTGCACAAACGGTCGCTCGCCCGCCGCGAGCTCAAGAAGCACACAGCGAAGGACGACCGGTGA
- a CDS encoding phosphotransferase family protein: MAVRPETGPPGLDLRRLEEHLVTRGVARGTLTAEVIHGGMSNLTYLVRDEERPFVVRRPPLGHVLATAHDMGREYRVLTALHGTGVPVPRTYLLCEDDDVIGAPFYVMEYVDGEQPPASEEIDVKLTDVLARLHALDPAAVGLADFGRPEGFLQRQVRRWKRQLDVSRSRDVPGIDTLHDRLAASAPVTQRDTIVHGDFKLGNTLIAGGEVRAVLDWEMSTLGDPLTDLALFLLYTEFTALEGQAAAGGHVPSGELAERYAAGAGLDISRLGWYLGLACFKLAVIAEGIHFRHTRGLTVGEGFADVGANVAPLVAHGLGALED; this comes from the coding sequence ATGGCCGTACGACCGGAGACCGGCCCGCCGGGTCTGGATCTCAGGCGCCTTGAGGAACACCTGGTCACGCGGGGGGTCGCGCGCGGCACGCTGACGGCCGAGGTGATCCACGGCGGCATGTCCAACCTGACCTACCTCGTGCGCGACGAGGAACGGCCGTTCGTGGTGCGCAGGCCCCCGCTCGGCCACGTCCTCGCCACCGCGCACGACATGGGACGCGAGTACCGCGTGCTGACCGCGCTGCACGGCACCGGGGTGCCGGTGCCGCGCACCTACCTGCTGTGCGAGGACGACGACGTCATCGGGGCCCCGTTCTACGTCATGGAGTACGTCGACGGCGAGCAGCCCCCGGCGAGCGAGGAGATCGACGTCAAGCTCACCGACGTGCTCGCGCGCCTGCACGCGCTCGATCCCGCCGCCGTGGGCCTCGCTGACTTCGGCCGGCCGGAGGGGTTCCTCCAGCGCCAGGTGCGCCGCTGGAAACGGCAGCTCGACGTGTCCCGCAGCAGGGACGTGCCGGGGATCGACACCCTGCACGACCGCCTGGCCGCGTCGGCGCCGGTCACCCAGCGGGACACGATCGTGCACGGCGACTTCAAGCTCGGCAACACCCTCATCGCCGGCGGCGAGGTGCGCGCGGTGCTCGACTGGGAGATGTCCACCCTCGGCGACCCCCTCACCGACCTCGCGCTGTTCCTGCTGTACACCGAGTTCACCGCACTCGAAGGCCAGGCAGCCGCCGGTGGCCATGTCCCGTCGGGGGAGCTCGCCGAGCGGTACGCCGCAGGCGCGGGCCTCGACATCTCACGGCTCGGCTGGTACCTCGGCCTGGCCTGCTTCAAGCTCGCGGTGATCGCCGAGGGCATCCACTTCCGCCACACCAGGGGCCTCACCGTCGGTGAGGGCTTCGCCGACGTCGGCGCCAACGTCGCGCCGCTGGTCGCGCACGGCCTCGGCGCACTGGAGGACTGA
- a CDS encoding FAD-dependent monooxygenase: MPEAVVIGGGIGGLTAAAALSKAGWRVTVCERAPSLEPVGAGIAIAPNALAALDTIGAGDDVRELSAIQGEAGIRRSDGRWLVRTSAEAASERFGDPTVLMPRGTLVDLIASRVPQESLRLGTTVESVDPVTGRVSTSAGDLTADLVVAADGIHSRTRQALFPGRPGPVYAGVTSWRLITPWPSAVTGGESWGPGQVFGVMPLAGDQVYCYATAPAPAGAGGGQAAEKAELLRLFGGWHDPIPGLLAAAPQESVLRHDLYALARPLPALHSGRVVLLGDAAHAMTPNLGQGACQAIEDAVVLAAVADPAAYTEARLARTSAIMRRSWSICRLTRWSNPVAVRARDAVMAMAGRSGATLRSFDDVFAWRPPRP; encoded by the coding sequence ATGCCGGAAGCCGTGGTGATCGGCGGCGGAATCGGCGGGCTGACCGCCGCCGCGGCCCTGTCGAAGGCCGGGTGGCGGGTCACGGTCTGCGAGCGGGCCCCGTCCCTGGAACCGGTGGGGGCCGGCATCGCCATCGCTCCGAACGCACTGGCCGCGCTGGACACCATCGGCGCCGGTGACGACGTCCGCGAGCTGTCGGCGATCCAGGGGGAGGCCGGCATCCGCCGTTCCGACGGCCGCTGGCTGGTGCGCACCAGCGCGGAGGCGGCGAGCGAGCGCTTCGGCGACCCGACCGTCCTGATGCCGCGCGGCACCTTGGTGGACCTGATCGCGAGCCGCGTGCCGCAGGAGTCGCTGCGCCTCGGCACGACCGTGGAGAGCGTCGACCCGGTCACCGGCCGCGTGTCCACCTCGGCCGGCGACCTCACGGCCGACCTGGTGGTGGCCGCCGACGGCATCCACTCCAGGACCCGCCAGGCCCTGTTCCCCGGCCGTCCCGGCCCCGTCTACGCCGGCGTCACGAGCTGGCGCCTGATCACCCCGTGGCCCTCCGCCGTGACCGGCGGCGAATCATGGGGCCCCGGCCAGGTCTTCGGCGTCATGCCGCTGGCCGGCGACCAGGTGTACTGCTACGCCACCGCACCCGCGCCGGCCGGAGCCGGAGGCGGCCAGGCGGCCGAGAAGGCGGAGCTGCTGCGCCTGTTCGGCGGCTGGCACGACCCCATCCCCGGCCTGCTGGCCGCGGCCCCGCAGGAGTCGGTCCTGCGCCACGACCTGTACGCCTTGGCGCGTCCCCTGCCGGCGCTGCACTCGGGCCGGGTCGTCCTGCTCGGCGACGCGGCGCACGCCATGACCCCCAATCTCGGCCAAGGCGCCTGCCAGGCCATCGAGGACGCGGTCGTGCTGGCCGCCGTCGCCGACCCGGCCGCCTACACCGAGGCGCGGCTGGCCCGCACGTCGGCGATCATGCGGCGTTCCTGGTCGATCTGCCGTCTGACCCGTTGGTCCAACCCGGTGGCCGTCCGCGCGCGCGACGCGGTCATGGCGATGGCGGGACGGTCAGGCGCCACGCTCCGGTCGTTCGACGACGTCTTCGCCTGGCGGCCGCCGCGGCCCTAG
- a CDS encoding DMT family transporter encodes MIWAGITVALVGALGYAVGAALQQYEVVRGGASFKLVRRPRWFIGGVVGLAGAGLHAVALALAPLVIVQPVSVTTLVFAVPLAAALHGRRPTKAEVIGSVAVAGGLLGLMMLIPHDDTRPVLSTPDALWFLACVGVVAAVCELIAKRLRGPAKALVLSVGAGTVTAAVSTFVRVVGGGLGGDLGRLVHWFTLAIPALLLVAIVLLQRSYAVGYFGIAYAGVQVVDPITSIIAGVTMLGEPVPVAAHVVPALLFGAVLIAGTITLGRLAPDTKHAVPPPAPVPPLPVGVTRTSG; translated from the coding sequence GGGATCACCGTCGCGCTGGTCGGCGCGCTCGGCTACGCCGTCGGCGCGGCGCTCCAGCAGTACGAAGTGGTGCGCGGCGGAGCCTCGTTCAAGCTGGTCCGCCGTCCCCGGTGGTTCATCGGCGGTGTCGTCGGACTCGCGGGGGCCGGCCTGCACGCGGTCGCGCTGGCGCTCGCGCCGCTGGTGATCGTGCAGCCGGTGAGCGTCACCACCCTGGTGTTCGCCGTGCCGCTCGCCGCCGCGCTGCACGGCAGGCGGCCGACCAAGGCCGAGGTCATCGGCTCCGTCGCCGTGGCGGGTGGCCTGCTCGGCCTGATGATGCTCATCCCGCACGACGACACCAGGCCCGTGCTGTCCACCCCGGACGCGCTGTGGTTCCTCGCCTGCGTCGGCGTCGTCGCCGCCGTCTGCGAGCTCATCGCCAAACGCCTGCGCGGCCCCGCCAAGGCGCTGGTGCTGTCGGTCGGCGCCGGCACGGTGACCGCCGCGGTGTCGACGTTCGTGCGCGTGGTCGGCGGCGGGCTCGGCGGCGACCTCGGCCGCCTGGTCCACTGGTTCACCCTGGCCATCCCGGCGCTGCTGCTGGTCGCGATCGTGCTGCTCCAGCGTTCCTACGCCGTCGGGTACTTCGGCATCGCCTACGCCGGTGTGCAGGTGGTGGACCCCATCACCTCGATCATCGCCGGCGTCACCATGCTCGGCGAGCCCGTCCCGGTGGCGGCGCACGTCGTCCCCGCGCTGCTGTTCGGCGCCGTCCTCATCGCCGGCACCATCACCCTCGGCCGCCTCGCACCCGACACCAAACACGCCGTGCCACCCCCGGCGCCGGTCCCTCCACTGCCGGTGGGGGTCACCCGGACCTCCGGCTAG